In Melospiza georgiana isolate bMelGeo1 chromosome 15, bMelGeo1.pri, whole genome shotgun sequence, one genomic interval encodes:
- the LRRTM2 gene encoding leucine-rich repeat transmembrane neuronal protein 2 isoform X3 has translation MHPPMYSKEWLFYGLRKLQTLHLRSNSLRTIPVRLFWDCRSLEFLDLSTNRLRSLARNGFAGLIKLRELHLEHNQLTKINFAHFLRLSSLHTLFLQWNKISNLTCGMEWTWGTLAKLDLTGNEIKAIDLTVFETMPNLKTLLMDNNKLTTLDSKILSSLTSLTTVGLSGNLWECSSKICALATWLSGFQGRWEHAILCHSPDHTQGEDILDAVYGFQLCWNLSTVVTPVATTPYTAPTTEYTKRISSSHFHVGDKEIPTTAGMVVTTEEQFPEPNNAIFTQRVITGTMALLFSFFFIIFIVFISRKCCPPTLRRIRQCSMIQNHRQLRSQTRLHMANMSDQGPYNEYEPTHEGPFIIINGYGQCKCQQLPYKECEV, from the exons ATGCACCCTCCAATGTACTCAAAAGAATGG CTCTTCTACGGCCTTCGCAAGCTACAGACCTTGCACTTGCGATCCAACTCCCTGCGGACCATCCCGGTCCGCCTGTTCTGGGACTGTCGTAGCCTGGAATTCCTGGATTTGAGCACAAATCGCTTGCGAAGTTTGGCTCGCAATGGATTTGCGGGATTAATCAAGCTGAGGGAGCTTCACCTAGAGCACAACCAGCTGACAAAGATTAATTTTGCTCACTTCCTCCGGCTGAGCAGCCTGCACACGCTCTTCTTGCAGTGGAACAAAATTAGCAACTTGACATGTGGGATGGAGTGGACCTGGGGCACCTTAGCAAAGCTCGATTTGACTGGAAACGAAATCAAAGCCATCGACCTCACCGTCTTTGAAACTATGCCTAACCTTAAAACCCTCCTCATGGATAACAACAAGCTCACCACTCTGGATTCCAAAATCCTGAGCTCACTGACATCCCTCACCACCGTGGGCCTCTCCGGCAATCTGTGGGAATGCAGCTCAAAGATCTGCGCCTTGGCCACATGGTTGAGTGGCTTCCAAGGTCGGTGGGAGCACGCCATCCTCTGCCACAGCCCCGACCACACCCAGGGAGAGGATATTCTGGATGCAGTGTATGGCTTTCAGCTTTGCTGGAATTTATCGACTGTGGTTACCCCTGTGGCTACGACACCGTACACAGCTCCAACTACCGAGTACACGAAAAGAATAAGCTCTTCTCATTTCCATGTGGGAGACAAAGAGATTCCAACTACAGCAGGCATGGTCGTTACCACCGAAGAACAGTTCCCCGAGCCAAACAATGCCATCTTCACTCAGAGGGTAATTACAGGAACAATGgctttattgttttctttcttttttatcatttttatagTGTTCATCTCCAGGAAGTGCTGCCCTCCCACACTAAGAAGAATTAGGCAGTGCTCAATGATTCAAAACCACAGGCAGCTCCGATCCCAAACGCGGCTGCATATGGCCAATATGTCAGACCAAGGACCCTATAACGAGTACGAACCCACCCACGAAGGACCCTTCATCATCATCAATGGCTACGGACAGTGCaagtgccagcagctgccctaTAAAGAATGTGAAGTATAA
- the LRRTM2 gene encoding leucine-rich repeat transmembrane neuronal protein 2 isoform X2, giving the protein MHPPMYSKEWLSSLHPELFYGLRKLQTLHLRSNSLRTIPVRLFWDCRSLEFLDLSTNRLRSLARNGFAGLIKLRELHLEHNQLTKINFAHFLRLSSLHTLFLQWNKISNLTCGMEWTWGTLAKLDLTGNEIKAIDLTVFETMPNLKTLLMDNNKLTTLDSKILSSLTSLTTVGLSGNLWECSSKICALATWLSGFQGRWEHAILCHSPDHTQGEDILDAVYGFQLCWNLSTVVTPVATTPYTAPTTEYTKRISSSHFHVGDKEIPTTAGMVVTTEEQFPEPNNAIFTQRVITGTMALLFSFFFIIFIVFISRKCCPPTLRRIRQCSMIQNHRQLRSQTRLHMANMSDQGPYNEYEPTHEGPFIIINGYGQCKCQQLPYKECEV; this is encoded by the exons ATGCACCCTCCAATGTACTCAAAAGAATGG TTATCCTCTCTGCACCCCGAGCTCTTCTACGGCCTTCGCAAGCTACAGACCTTGCACTTGCGATCCAACTCCCTGCGGACCATCCCGGTCCGCCTGTTCTGGGACTGTCGTAGCCTGGAATTCCTGGATTTGAGCACAAATCGCTTGCGAAGTTTGGCTCGCAATGGATTTGCGGGATTAATCAAGCTGAGGGAGCTTCACCTAGAGCACAACCAGCTGACAAAGATTAATTTTGCTCACTTCCTCCGGCTGAGCAGCCTGCACACGCTCTTCTTGCAGTGGAACAAAATTAGCAACTTGACATGTGGGATGGAGTGGACCTGGGGCACCTTAGCAAAGCTCGATTTGACTGGAAACGAAATCAAAGCCATCGACCTCACCGTCTTTGAAACTATGCCTAACCTTAAAACCCTCCTCATGGATAACAACAAGCTCACCACTCTGGATTCCAAAATCCTGAGCTCACTGACATCCCTCACCACCGTGGGCCTCTCCGGCAATCTGTGGGAATGCAGCTCAAAGATCTGCGCCTTGGCCACATGGTTGAGTGGCTTCCAAGGTCGGTGGGAGCACGCCATCCTCTGCCACAGCCCCGACCACACCCAGGGAGAGGATATTCTGGATGCAGTGTATGGCTTTCAGCTTTGCTGGAATTTATCGACTGTGGTTACCCCTGTGGCTACGACACCGTACACAGCTCCAACTACCGAGTACACGAAAAGAATAAGCTCTTCTCATTTCCATGTGGGAGACAAAGAGATTCCAACTACAGCAGGCATGGTCGTTACCACCGAAGAACAGTTCCCCGAGCCAAACAATGCCATCTTCACTCAGAGGGTAATTACAGGAACAATGgctttattgttttctttcttttttatcatttttatagTGTTCATCTCCAGGAAGTGCTGCCCTCCCACACTAAGAAGAATTAGGCAGTGCTCAATGATTCAAAACCACAGGCAGCTCCGATCCCAAACGCGGCTGCATATGGCCAATATGTCAGACCAAGGACCCTATAACGAGTACGAACCCACCCACGAAGGACCCTTCATCATCATCAATGGCTACGGACAGTGCaagtgccagcagctgccctaTAAAGAATGTGAAGTATAA
- the LRRTM2 gene encoding leucine-rich repeat transmembrane neuronal protein 2 isoform X1, with protein MGLHFKWPLEARMLAALYAMSMVLKMLPALGMACPPKCRCEKLLFYCDSQGFHSVPNTTEKGSLGLSLRHNYITELERDQFASFSQLTWLHLDHNQIATVREDSFQGLYKLKELVLSSNKIFHLPNTTFSQLLNLQNLDLSFNQLSSLHPELFYGLRKLQTLHLRSNSLRTIPVRLFWDCRSLEFLDLSTNRLRSLARNGFAGLIKLRELHLEHNQLTKINFAHFLRLSSLHTLFLQWNKISNLTCGMEWTWGTLAKLDLTGNEIKAIDLTVFETMPNLKTLLMDNNKLTTLDSKILSSLTSLTTVGLSGNLWECSSKICALATWLSGFQGRWEHAILCHSPDHTQGEDILDAVYGFQLCWNLSTVVTPVATTPYTAPTTEYTKRISSSHFHVGDKEIPTTAGMVVTTEEQFPEPNNAIFTQRVITGTMALLFSFFFIIFIVFISRKCCPPTLRRIRQCSMIQNHRQLRSQTRLHMANMSDQGPYNEYEPTHEGPFIIINGYGQCKCQQLPYKECEV; from the exons ATGG GCTTACATTTCAAGTGGCCATTAGAGGCTCGTATGCTGGCAGCACTATATGCAATGAGTATGGTTTTAAAAATGCTGCCTGCCTTGGGCATGGCTTGTCCACCAAAATGTCgctgtgagaagctgctctTTTACTGTGACTCTCAGGGGTTTCACTCAGTGCCAAACACCACTGAAAAGGGCTCGCTAGGTTTGTCACTGAGGCACAATTATATTACTGAACTTGAAAGGGATCAATTTGCAAGCTTCAGTCAACTTACTTGGCTTCACTTAGATCATAATCAAATTGCAACAGTCAGAGAAGATTCTTTTCAAGGACTGTATAAACTTAAGGAATTAGTCTTAAGTTCCAACAAAATCTTTCATTTGCCAAACACAACTTTTAGCCAGCTGCTTAACCTGCAGAATTTGGACCTCTCTTTTAATCAGTTATCCTCTCTGCACCCCGAGCTCTTCTACGGCCTTCGCAAGCTACAGACCTTGCACTTGCGATCCAACTCCCTGCGGACCATCCCGGTCCGCCTGTTCTGGGACTGTCGTAGCCTGGAATTCCTGGATTTGAGCACAAATCGCTTGCGAAGTTTGGCTCGCAATGGATTTGCGGGATTAATCAAGCTGAGGGAGCTTCACCTAGAGCACAACCAGCTGACAAAGATTAATTTTGCTCACTTCCTCCGGCTGAGCAGCCTGCACACGCTCTTCTTGCAGTGGAACAAAATTAGCAACTTGACATGTGGGATGGAGTGGACCTGGGGCACCTTAGCAAAGCTCGATTTGACTGGAAACGAAATCAAAGCCATCGACCTCACCGTCTTTGAAACTATGCCTAACCTTAAAACCCTCCTCATGGATAACAACAAGCTCACCACTCTGGATTCCAAAATCCTGAGCTCACTGACATCCCTCACCACCGTGGGCCTCTCCGGCAATCTGTGGGAATGCAGCTCAAAGATCTGCGCCTTGGCCACATGGTTGAGTGGCTTCCAAGGTCGGTGGGAGCACGCCATCCTCTGCCACAGCCCCGACCACACCCAGGGAGAGGATATTCTGGATGCAGTGTATGGCTTTCAGCTTTGCTGGAATTTATCGACTGTGGTTACCCCTGTGGCTACGACACCGTACACAGCTCCAACTACCGAGTACACGAAAAGAATAAGCTCTTCTCATTTCCATGTGGGAGACAAAGAGATTCCAACTACAGCAGGCATGGTCGTTACCACCGAAGAACAGTTCCCCGAGCCAAACAATGCCATCTTCACTCAGAGGGTAATTACAGGAACAATGgctttattgttttctttcttttttatcatttttatagTGTTCATCTCCAGGAAGTGCTGCCCTCCCACACTAAGAAGAATTAGGCAGTGCTCAATGATTCAAAACCACAGGCAGCTCCGATCCCAAACGCGGCTGCATATGGCCAATATGTCAGACCAAGGACCCTATAACGAGTACGAACCCACCCACGAAGGACCCTTCATCATCATCAATGGCTACGGACAGTGCaagtgccagcagctgccctaTAAAGAATGTGAAGTATAA